In Borreliella spielmanii, the genomic window ATCTAATAAAAGTTGGTTTAACATTTTTGAGACGTCTGCTTTTGTAGATAATAATTTTTCCAACAAATTTTTAAGCTTCTGTAAATCTGAAATCTCTAGTTTATCTAGAATATCTTTTTTAGGATATAAGCAGACAATCATGTCGTCTAAAGCAGTTCCAAAGAAGTTTAATATGTTAAATAGGCCTTGGGTTTGGCCTGACAACATTATAATTTTTGAAAATTCCTTTAATTTGTCAGTATCTATATCATTTAGGGCCCCATAAGTTCGTTTTCTATATCTTATAGATCTCTCTGTATTATCAGCTATTTTTTCACCTTGTCCTTCTCCCCAACCCAATTCTTTGAAAGCCAATATTCCATATTGATCTTCAGATTCTTCTTTTAATTTTTTTTCATATTTTTTTCTATCCTCGTTAGCTTTTTCTATTAAATTTTGTAAATCATCAAGCAGTGAGTTTTTTATTCTTTGATTTTGGTCTTCTACTTTATTTTGGTCTTCTACTTTATTTTGGTCTTCTACTTTATTTTGGTCTTCTACTTTATTTTGGTCTTCTACTTTATTTTGGGTTACTTCTTTTTTATTGTGTTTGATTCTTTTTTTGCTAGAATGAGACTTTATATCTTTTTGATTGGTGTTAAAATCCGGATTGCAAGCTAAAAATAAAAGAACAAACAAGCTTATAATTATATTATATTTCATAAATACTCTCCTCACTTTAAATCTAATAATTAATATAATGCAATATTAATATAATCCAATAATTAATATAAATTAATAATTAATATAATGCAATATTAATATAATCCAATAATTAATATAATGCAATATTAATATAATCCAATAATTAATATAAAATTTTATTGTATTAATAATAGATTGTTAAAATAATAATATTTTTATTAAAATCAATGTAATGATTTAGTATTTAATAATTCTTGAGAAAAGATAAAATTGGTATAAACTTGCACATTATGTTTATTTTTTCTAAAAAAGTCTATCTTGGCAGGAGATTTTTAACAAGCATAGTAAATAGTATTTAGATAAACTTATATATTAGATTACTTCAGCAGTAAATAAGGAGTACGTATGAAAACTTTGGTTGGCGCTTGTATAGTAACATTGGCTGTATTGGGTTGTTATTTGCCTGATAAACAGAAACAAGCCGTTCAAACTTTTTTTAAGAATTCACAAAGTAGTGATATAGGTTCTGATGAGATTGTTGCTGATGAAATTGTTGCTGATGGGATATTTGATAATTTAAAATTATATATGACTGAGCATAATTTGCTAGTTGATATAAAAAAGACCATAATCAGTTTAAAAGATCCTAATTATCGTGCTGTACCCCCAGTGCGTGACTATAATGAGGAGTATTTTAATAAATTCTTTTTAGATTTGGGGTCTGAGCGATCTAAAGAATTGATTAAGTTATTTGGCAAGATAAAAAATGAGCAGAATGATGATAAATTTAAAAGAGAAGCTTATTGGCTATATTCATGTATAAGGGATTTATATTCTTCAGATATTAAGTATTCTGGTGAAAACGGGAATGAGTATATTGTTGATATGCCTAGGAGGCCCACTATTGATCAACAATATCTTTAAAGTGAAGGGAGTAATAGAACAGTATGCTTTAAGATGATTATTGTCTACTAATTTTAAGATAATTTTAATTTTTAGTATTAATGTTTTGATAAAAAAATAAAAAGCATGGCTATAATAGGATTGTTTAGGAGTAGAAATGTGTAACAACGGGTGTTATAATAATGATTCAAAAAATAAAGTGTTTTTAAATTTTTATTACTTTAATAGAGAGCAATAACAGGCTTATTAATAAGGAAATAAGATCAAGGCAAAGTTGATTTATAGATTCTGAAGTTATGGTTTTGGATTTTTTTAAAAAAGGGGATTAGGTATAATTAAATTGATGTTGTTTATTTATATTGATGATGTCATGTAGATGTTTTGGGATAAAATTATTAGTGGAAGCAAAAAAATAGTAAACTATTAGTTGTGGAAATTAATCAAGTATTAAATATATAAATAAAATTATAGGATCCAAATTAAAAATTAAGACATTAGGTGTAGAAGAGTTTGTAAAATTGGCATAAGAGGCTATGATTGGTTCTAAAAAATCTGCTCAAGAAGTTAATCATAAGAAGAGTAAAGGCAATAATACTATAATAGTAAGAGACTATCCTCAATTTAATTAAATCAATTTAATGTATCAAAAAAGATTTATTTTGAAATTATTGATTAATTTAGGCTATTATGCTTCATAAGTGGTTGCTGCTATGCTAATTAATCTAGGAAATGGACTAATGAATGATAAATTAATTTATTGGGGGAGATGTTGAAAACATTGGTAGTTATTGATGATAATAATTAGGCCTATAATAATCTTTAATTACTATTGGACAAATTTAATAGTGAAGAGTCTTTAATAATAGCAATAGCAAGTAATTTAATACTACATGTTAAGGTAATTAATTTGCAACATAAAAATGCAGCAAGGAGCATACATTTGTTCTAACCAATATACCAGATTTTTATATTAAGAAATGAAATTAATTTCGGGTTAGGATTATTTAAGTTCATGAGAGCACGCTTTCATACTAATTAAAAATTATAGATATTATCATTATTTAGTATAAAGTATGGAGACAGCCCCCACATTAATTTTTTAAAAGGCTGCCCCCTTAATAGCTAAACTTCTAATTAAGCTATTAGAAGGATAACAAATTATTGAAAAATGATATATATATTATATATATATCATAAATCAGACAATTACAGTAAATAATTATTGTGGAAAAACCCTTATAAAGGGGTATGGGGAAAAAACTTAATCTAAAAGATACCTCTAGAATTGGGTTTAAAACCTAACAAGGATAACCGGAATAATATATTTTATAACAAGAACAGCAAAGAATCCTTGAATCATTTATATATTCTTTGATAATTTAATATTTACAAAATATATAATATTAAAATATTATATATACCTTGTCTTTTATAAACAGAATATTATAATGGTAATTATTACTTTAAAAGTAATATATTTTTGATATTTTATATATTTAATTTATTTAATTTCCTTAATAAAAGAATTTGACTAAATTTTTTTATTAAGGAAATATGAATTAATTCTAAGTGTCTTTTGCCAAGAAATAATATGACATTAGTAATAATATTTCTATGTAAATTGGGATGGCAATTCGAAAAAATCATAAATAAACATTCGAGAATTTTATTCATACTTATTAACAAAGTAAAACAAAAAAATGAAAATTTATTAATAGAAATGTTAGGGAAACATACTATTTTTTTGGATTACACACTATAAAAGTGTATTCAAAAACCTGAGTTTAATCTTTATAATATATAATTAATTAGCTTATTAAATATTTTTAAAACTAATTTAAACAAATTAGAAAATTGACACAACTATAATGAGATTTATTTTCTCAAAATGACCTTTAATTTTTAAAATTAAAAATGGTTTATACGGACAATAAAATTAAAAACCATCATGGAGAAAATAAATTAATAAGTCGAGGCAAATTACAATATTAGGAATATTGTAAAACTATTTAAAATCTTATCAATTCTTAAACTTCATCTACTCTTTCCCAAGAATTTAAAAATAGATAAAAAATTGTGTCAATTGTAATTATTATTAATGTAAGAGTTAGGGATCCATTTGTAAGTCCTTTTGCCCTTACTTCAGGATAAAATTTTAATAATCCGTTTATAGATATATAACTCGTTAAACCAGCCAATAATCCAGAAATTAGCCTTGATAGAGGATGAATTATCCATAAAGATTTCATCTTGATTTTAAAATATAATATAGCAATATATTAATATATTGAAATAAAAAAAACAAATATGTTCCAATTAATACTGTTACCATGTATTCAAAATTATAAAACAATATTTTCAAATGAATTCCTAGTTGATCTGATTTGCTATGATTAAATCTTAATGTAAATTGGATCATGATAGCAAAAGTCATTTTTAATAAAAAACACAATATTGCCGAATCTATTGCTTCTTTCTTGTTATATTTTTCTGTTATTAAATTTAAAGAAAATAGTGTTGATAAAAAAATAATTCCTGATATATTTAAATACATTTCGAATGCTTTTAATTTGTTTAGTATAACAATAGATGATATTATTGAAAGTAATACATTAAAGCAAAAAAGACCCAATTTCCCAAAAAATCGATAAAGTATTCCTAAGCTTGTGTATATAAAAAGTGCTATTTCCATACATAAACTCAGATCAAATAGGTCATCGGCCATAATAAATTATATCAGATTAATACTAGCATACAATATTGAATTGATATTTTGATAATTTTAAACAAAAGAATTATATATTTACAATGTAATTACAAAAACTTTAAAAACTGTCGAAAATAAATCTTAAACATAAATAGATAGTTTTACTAAAAACTATCTCTAACTAAATTTAATATAAATATAGATAGATTAAAAATTATTTATAATCTTCAGTTAAAAATAAATCCGAATACATTTTTGTATATCAAAATTTTATAGTTTAAAATATAAGAATTTATTTTCTCAACTTTTATTAAAAAATATGTTAAAATAAATTTAAATAAATCAATTCTAATATATTATTTATTATTGCTTTTAGGGGACGTAATCTATGTTTAGAAAAAAAGAAATATGTTTCTTGTTATTTTCATTACTTTTATTTATGTCATCAATTATAATTTCTCATGGAATAAAAAACATTGGTATTAAAAATGAAAATTATATTACAGTTAAGGGTCTTAGTGAAAGAGAAGTTTTATCAACATCTTCTAGTTGGGAACTTAGATATAATTTGACTGGCAATACTATTAATGACATTATTAAAGCAAATAATTTAAGCTTGTCTAAAATTAAAAACTTTTTCTTAAAACATGGATTTAGTGAAGATCATATAAAAATGGGATTTATGGAATTTAATGAAGAGGCTTATAAAGAATCTCTTTATAAGTATAGAGCATATATATCTTTAAGTGTTCATACAAAAAATATTGAAAAAATGGAAGCCGCAGAAAAAAATATTACTGAACTTTATAATCAAGGCATATTGATTAGTAATAGTGGAGGACCAAGATATTACTTCGACAATATTAATGATATAAAGCCCGAAATGTTAGCAGATTCAATCAGAAATGCAAAATTAGCAGCTTTGGAATTTGCAAAACATTCAAGTTCAAAATTAGGAAAAATTAAAAATGCAAATCAAGGATATTTTGAATTTCTTCCCATTGATAGAAGCTTAGGGCCCCAAGAGAGTTATCCAAAAAAAATATTAAGGATAGTTACAACCGTTTCTTATTATTTGGATTGATATTTTTTTTTATAAGCGAACTATTATTTTCTAAATAAAATTATAGAAATGGCTTCTAGCTTCATTCTATGGCAGGTTTTTGAGTTCTAAGAACTGTATCATCAATATAGCAATAGTATAATTTACAAGCTTAGCTTTTGCATATTACTTCTTTACTTTCTGATTTTTTATATATTTTAGCTTCATTTAGAGTCATATTAATTCACAACTTTTACAATTAGAAATACTTTAATCTTAATTTTTAAATTTCAATTGCCTAAAATGTTCTTTCTTACTTAAAATATTTTTAAAAAATCAATCTGAAATTAAGTTTGCAAAAACTGGTGTGAAAAATCAACGCCACAAAATTGCTATTAACATAAAAGTAACTTTTTATAGGAAATTTAAATGGTCTTTGAAATATTCAGCTTTAGGATTTTACTTATTAATAACTTTTCGTTATTTGTAGTCGATTATTAAAAAATAATAAAACAAGTAAAAGATTTAGAACTGCAATAAATAAAGGTACTACCTTCCCAATTACATTAATCAAAACCACTCTTTATCTAAAATTTTATGACAAACTTTATTATTTAGTATAACAAAATAAATATAATCACTTTCTATACTTCATTATGTTAAAATAATTGAAATTTAAAAATTATCATCATTTTATAATAAAAATTCGGGTATAGCATAAAGAATTTAAAAATAATAAATTTTTAAATAAAAAAGCTGCTAATTGCTAAAATAGATTGATAGAAATCTATTTTTTAAAAAATCCCACTAAACCATCCTTGAATATACAACTAACAACTCTTAACTAATTTAACAATAAGCAGAAAAATTTTATGCTCTTTCTATACCCCTCCAATTAAATTTTTAATCCTTTACTACTTTTTTATAATAATTTGAAATTAATAATCTAAAAAACAAAAAGAGTCAACATCAAACAATCCTTTATCATTTATTTTTAAATGCGGAACTACTGTTAAAGACATAAAAGACAAAGTCATTAAAGGATCATCAAGCTGAGAACCTAAAATATTTTTACAAAAATCATTTAATTTCATGTATTGAAAAGCTATTTCTTTGGCTGGAAGAGTGCTCATTAATCCAGAAATAGGAAGTTTAATTATTATGGTTTTTTCATTATTTAGAGCACATAAACCTCCCTTATTTTCAATAATTATATTTGTTGCTTTACATAAATATTCATCATTAGTTCCAACAACTATAATATTGTGAGAATCATGAGCAACTGTACTCCCTATAGCACCTTTTCTTATCCCAAAATTTTTTATAAATCCTATAGAAATTTTACTATTGTCTTCATATCGATTTATTATAGCTATCTTTAAGATATCTTCAGCAATATTAGATTGAAAATCTGGAGCCAATAAATTGCTATCAATCATAGTTTTCTGCGTAATAATTTGGTTATTGATGCAATTGATTATCGGAATCATCTTATTTTTAGTAGAAAATTTAAAATCTAAAATAGATTTTTCACTACAATTAAAATTGTTTATAGGAATTTCACTTATTAATGGAATATGCAATATGCCGTCACTATAAACCAATTTGCCATTAATGTAGGTTTTATCTATTTTGAATGTCTTAATATCTTTAGTAATTATAAAATCAGCAGGATCTCCTATCCTTAACAACCCCACTGGGATTTTATAGTGTAAAACCGGATTAATACATGCTATTTTTAAAACATCAAAAAAGTCGTGCCCATACCCTATTGCACGAGCTACTATTGAATTAATATGTCCATGTAGTATGTCATTTGGATGTGCATCATCAAAACAAAACATTAAAGAATCACAATATTTGTTAGAACATTCACTAATCAAGGGATGCAAAGATTCAAAATTTTTAGCCACACTTCCTTCTCTAATTATGATTTTCACACCTAAAGATAATTTATACCTTGCATCTTCTATTGTTGAACATTCATGATCAGTACTAATACCTGAAGACATATACTTTAAAGTTAAATGGGGAGACAAGCCAGGAGCATGCCCATCAACAACCTTATTGCGCTTTAATGCAGAATTTATTTTATTTATAACTTCAACATCCTTATTAATTACTCCTTTAAAATCCATTACTTCAGACAAATAGTAAATATCATTTGATTCCATTAATTTGTCTACATCTTGATCATCTAATACATGTCCTGAGGTTTCAAATTTCGAAGACAAAGCCGGCACACAAGAAGGAGCTCCAAAAAAAATTTTAAACTCGGTTTTTTTAGAATTATTTATCATAAAATTTATACCGTCAATACCATTCACATTCGCTATTTCATGAGGATCGCTTATTGTCGCAACAGTACCATGTTGAACTACCAAATGCGCAAAGTTTGATGGTATAAGAAAAGAACTCTCTATATGTATATGTGCATCGATAAATCCTGGCAACACATACTCATCCAATGTTGCATCAATTTTTTCTATGCTCACAATATAACCATTTTCAATCGTTATACTAGCTGGATAAATTTCTTTATTAAAGATGTCGATATAATTGGCTTTAATTTTAAATAAATTCATTACTTATCCTCTTTTAAAAAATTTTTGTTCATAAAATACTCTATATGTTTAAATATATATATTATTATAAAATATATCAAAATGGAAATTTATTAAACATGATCTACAAACTTAATTACATACAATTTTTATCTTATTTTTTATTTCTTTTCACACTATAATAGTGTAAAGCATATCTCCACTATAATTTAAAA contains:
- a CDS encoding virulence associated lipoprotein; the protein is MKYNIIISLFVLLFLACNPDFNTNQKDIKSHSSKKRIKHNKKEVTQNKVEDQNKVEDQNKVEDQNKVEDQNKVEDQNQRIKNSLLDDLQNLIEKANEDRKKYEKKLKEESEDQYGILAFKELGWGEGQGEKIADNTERSIRYRKRTYGALNDIDTDKLKEFSKIIMLSGQTQGLFNILNFFGTALDDMIVCLYPKKDILDKLEISDLQKLKNLLEKLLSTKADVSKMLNQLLLDYQNNENSIQKDTNKLKSYVITLCNQTEEKQKEAENLKNEIFTIQKKL
- a CDS encoding P52 family lipoprotein, which codes for MKTLVGACIVTLAVLGCYLPDKQKQAVQTFFKNSQSSDIGSDEIVADEIVADGIFDNLKLYMTEHNLLVDIKKTIISLKDPNYRAVPPVRDYNEEYFNKFFLDLGSERSKELIKLFGKIKNEQNDDKFKREAYWLYSCIRDLYSSDIKYSGENGNEYIVDMPRRPTIDQQYL
- a CDS encoding SIMPL domain-containing protein (The SIMPL domain is named for its presence in mouse protein SIMPL (signalling molecule that associates with mouse pelle-like kinase). Bacterial member BP26, from Brucella, was shown to assemble into a channel-like structure, while YggE from E. coli has been associated with resistance to oxidative stress.), with product MFRKKEICFLLFSLLLFMSSIIISHGIKNIGIKNENYITVKGLSEREVLSTSSSWELRYNLTGNTINDIIKANNLSLSKIKNFFLKHGFSEDHIKMGFMEFNEEAYKESLYKYRAYISLSVHTKNIEKMEAAEKNITELYNQGILISNSGGPRYYFDNINDIKPEMLADSIRNAKLAALEFAKHSSSKLGKIKNANQGYFEFLPIDRSLGPQESYPKKILRIVTTVSYYLD
- the ade gene encoding adenine deaminase, which codes for MNLFKIKANYIDIFNKEIYPASITIENGYIVSIEKIDATLDEYVLPGFIDAHIHIESSFLIPSNFAHLVVQHGTVATISDPHEIANVNGIDGINFMINNSKKTEFKIFFGAPSCVPALSSKFETSGHVLDDQDVDKLMESNDIYYLSEVMDFKGVINKDVEVINKINSALKRNKVVDGHAPGLSPHLTLKYMSSGISTDHECSTIEDARYKLSLGVKIIIREGSVAKNFESLHPLISECSNKYCDSLMFCFDDAHPNDILHGHINSIVARAIGYGHDFFDVLKIACINPVLHYKIPVGLLRIGDPADFIITKDIKTFKIDKTYINGKLVYSDGILHIPLISEIPINNFNCSEKSILDFKFSTKNKMIPIINCINNQIITQKTMIDSNLLAPDFQSNIAEDILKIAIINRYEDNSKISIGFIKNFGIRKGAIGSTVAHDSHNIIVVGTNDEYLCKATNIIIENKGGLCALNNEKTIIIKLPISGLMSTLPAKEIAFQYMKLNDFCKNILGSQLDDPLMTLSFMSLTVVPHLKINDKGLFDVDSFCFLDY